The following proteins come from a genomic window of Sebastes fasciatus isolate fSebFas1 chromosome 6, fSebFas1.pri, whole genome shotgun sequence:
- the gadd45ga gene encoding growth arrest and DNA-damage-inducible, gamma a produces the protein MTLEEIRGQENNMEHVDRVQSAGAALEELLLAANKHDYLTVGVYESAKVMNVDPDSVAFCVLATDDEYECDIALQIHFTLIQAFCFDNDINVVRVNDIERLADLVSADEPGEPKDAHCILVTSPSANPWKDPALDKLGLFCEESRSVYDWVPTITLPER, from the exons ATGACTCTGGAAGAGATCCGCGGACAAGAGAACAACATGGAACACGTAGACAG GGTGCAGAGTGCAGGCGCAgcgctggaggagctgctgctcgCTGCGAACAAACACGACTACCTCACTGTGGGAGTCTACGAGTCCGCTAAAGTCATGAATGT AGACCCAGACAGCGTGGCGTTCTGCGTCCTCGCCACCGACGACGAGTACGAGTGTGACATCGCTCTGCAGATCCACTTCACCCTCATCCAGGCTTTCTGCTTCGACAACGACATCAACGTGGTGCGCGTCAACGACATCGAGCGCCTGGCAGACCTCGTGAGCGCAGACGAGCCCGGCGAGCCCAAGGACGCGCATTGCATTCTGGTCACG AGCCCCAGTGCCAACCCGTGGAAAGATCCCGCTCTGGACAAGCTGGGTCTGTTCTGTGAGGAGAGCCGCAGCGTGTACGACTGGGTGCCCACCATCACGCTCCCAGAGCGCTGA